The DNA sequence CCGGGCGGAGGTCAGGCCGCCGCGACCTGTCATCTGGTCCGCGCCGTCTGCCGCCGCGCCGAACGCACATTGATCACATTGACGCGCCAAGAGGCCCTGCCCGCACCGCTGATCGCCTACCTCAACCGCCTCTCCGATCTGCTCTTCGTCGCCGCCCGCATCCTGGGCCGGGCCGATAAGGGCGAGGTCCTCTGGCAACCGGGGAAGGGAAGCTAGTGGCTAGTCGGAATCGACGTAAAACGTAAAACAAGAAAAATTTATGCAGCCAGATCACCCTCACCCCGCCCCTATCCCAAAGGGAGACGACCCCCTTCGTTGGTGGAAGGGGGCGGCCGGTCATACGGACCTTCAGCACGGAACGGTACATTGGCCGATGGTGGTGCTCGCGGTGGTATTGCTGCTTTTCGCCGCCCGGGCACCGGCCGTATCGGCCACCGATGATGCGGGCCGTACGGTTTCGCTGGAGCAGCCCGCCGAGCGTATCGTCAGCCTCTCCCCCCATGGAACGGAACTGCTGTTTGCGGCTGGTGCGGGAGACAGAGTGGTCGGCGTAGTGAGCTACAGCGACTACCCGGCTGCCGCCGGAAAGATCCCGCGCGTTGGCGGCTATGATGCTCTCGACCTGGAAACTATCCTTGCCCTGCAACCCGACCTGGTGGTCGGCTGGGAGAGCGGCAACGGACCCGACGTTCTGGAGCGCCTGGAATCATTGGGACTGACGCTCTTTGTGACCGAACCGCGCCGTCTGGAACAGGTCCCCGCCTCCATCGAAAAACTGGGCCGACTCGCCGGCAGTGACGCAATGGCTCGGCAGGCGGCAGATCACTTTCAGAACCGTTTGCAGGCCATTACCGACGACTACAGTCAACGCCCGGCGATTTCCGTCTTTTACCAGGTCTGGGACCGGCCGCTGATGACCGTCGGGGGCGACCATCTGATCAGCCGGATCATCGAACGCTGCGGCGGACGCAATGTCTTCGCGGAATTGAGTGAGCTGGCACCGACGATCAGTGAAGAGGGGGTCATCACCGCCAATCCCCGGGTGATTATTGCCAGCGGAATGGGCGAGGAGCGTCCCGAGTGGCTCGACGACTGGCACCGCTGGAAAAGCATCGATGCGGTGGCGCGCAACCAGTTGCACTTCATCCCGCCCGACCTGCTGCAGCGGCCCACGCCGCGCGCCCTGGAGGGGGCCGAGCGCCTCTGTCGCGCACTAGAGCAGGCGCGTCACGCCTACGGAGAGGCCCGATGAGCATCACGCTCATGGTGCAGGGCACCACCTCCGATGCCGGCAAGAGCGCACTGGTGACAGGGCTGTGCCGCGCACTGGCGCGCCGCGGGGTTCGCGTGGCCCCTTTCAAGCCGCAGAACATGGCACTGAACAGCGCGGTAACCGCGGATGGCGGCGAGATTGGCCGCTCCCAAGCCGTGCAGGCACTGGCCTGCGGGCTGACGCCGCACACCGATATGAACCCGGTACTGCTGAAACCCAACAGCGACATCGGCGCCCAGGTCATTATCCACGGCCACGCCGTCGGCAACATGGATGCGTGCAGTTATCACCACTACAAGAGCGAGGCACGCCGGGCGGTTCTGGAATCCCACGAGCGGCTGCGTTCAAAATACGACGTGGTGCTCGTCGAGGGCGCCGGCAGTCCCGCCGAAATCAATCTGCGCGAGAACGATATCGCCAACATGGGCTTTGCCGAGGCGGTGGACTGCCCGGTGATACTGGTCGCCGATATCGACCGCGGCGGCGTATTCGCCCAT is a window from the Thiohalomonas denitrificans genome containing:
- a CDS encoding cobalamin-binding protein: MQPDHPHPAPIPKGDDPLRWWKGAAGHTDLQHGTVHWPMVVLAVVLLLFAARAPAVSATDDAGRTVSLEQPAERIVSLSPHGTELLFAAGAGDRVVGVVSYSDYPAAAGKIPRVGGYDALDLETILALQPDLVVGWESGNGPDVLERLESLGLTLFVTEPRRLEQVPASIEKLGRLAGSDAMARQAADHFQNRLQAITDDYSQRPAISVFYQVWDRPLMTVGGDHLISRIIERCGGRNVFAELSELAPTISEEGVITANPRVIIASGMGEERPEWLDDWHRWKSIDAVARNQLHFIPPDLLQRPTPRALEGAERLCRALEQARHAYGEAR